One genomic region from Triplophysa dalaica isolate WHDGS20190420 chromosome 23, ASM1584641v1, whole genome shotgun sequence encodes:
- the pdia4 gene encoding protein disulfide-isomerase A4 has translation MRKITLMLIVLLGVTHFILPSRCEEDAKDDSAENLGEEDVDEDDDDTEVKDENGVLVLTDANFDTFMEGKDTVLVEFYAPWCGHCKQFVPEYEKIAKVLQDNDPSIPVAKVDATQAKALGSRFEVSGYPTIKIFKKGEPIDYDGDRSEQAIVKRVKEVAQPDWKPPPEATIVLTKENFDDVVNNADIILVEFYAPWCGHCKRLAPEYETAAKELSHRTPPIPLGKVDATEESDLATRFGVSGYPTLKIFRKGKAFDYNGPREKFGIVDYMTNQAGTPSKQVQTLKQVQEILKDGDDVAIVGVFSGEEDAAYEKYQEACNSLREDYKFLHTFDSEVAKFLKASPGQVVMLHPERFRSKYEPASHSITVKDSTLASEVQDFFKKHALPLVGHRKQSNDAKRYTKRPLVVVYYGVDFSFDYRVATQFWRSKVLEVAKDFPEYTFAIADEEDYADELKSLGLSDSGEEVNVGILGEGGKKYAMEPEEFDTDVLHSFVMAFKKGKMKPIVKSQPIPKSNKGPVTVVVGKNFDEIVMDAKKDVLIEFYAPWCGHCKKMEPDYIALGKKYKNEKNLVIAKMDATANDVPHESYKVEGFPTIYFAPSNSKQSPVKLEGGKRDFEELSKFVEKHATKLSQKKDEL, from the exons ATGAGGAAGATTACACTTATGTTGATAGTGCTGCTCGGAGTGACACACTTTATATTGCCAAGCCGATGTGAAGAGGATGCAAAGGATG ATTCAGCAGAAAATCTTGGTGAAGAAGATgtggatgaagatgatgatgacacTGAAGTTAAGGATGAGAATGGGGTGCTGGTCTTGACCGATGCAAACTTTGACACCTTCATGGAGGGCAAAGACACAGTATTGGTTGAGTTTTATGCACCTTG GTGTGGCCACTGCAAACAGTTTGTCCCGGAGTATGAGAAAATCGCTAAGGTGCTTCAAGACAACGACCCATCTATTCCAGTGGCAAAGGTTGATGCCACTCAGGCTAAAGCCCTGGGCAGTAGGTTTGAAGTGTCTGGATATCCCACCATCAAAATCTTCAAAAAGGGGGAGCCAATAGACTACGATGGGGACCGAAGCGAGCAAG CCATTGTGAAACGTGTTAAAGAAGTTGCCCAACCAGACTGGAAACCTCCTCCAGAGGCCACCATTGTCTTGACTAAAGAGAATTTTGATGATGTGGTGAACAATGCAGACATCATCTTGGTGGAGTTTTATGCACCCTG GTGTGGTCACTGTAAAAGACTTGCGCCCGAGTATGAAACGGCTGCTAAGGAGCTCAGCCATCGCACTCCTCCTATTCCATTGGGTAAAGTTGATGCCACTGAAGAGAGTGATTTAGCAACCCGGTTTGGAGTTTCTGGCTACCCAACACTTAAAATCTTCAGGAAGGGCAAGGCTTTTGACTACAACGGACCAAGGGAGAAGTTTG GCATTGTTGATTACATGACAAACCAGGCAGGGACTCCGTCAAAGCAAGTTCAGACTCTCAAACAAGTTCAGGAGATCCTAAAAGACGGAGACGATGTTGCGATTGTTGGAGTTTTCTCTGGTGAAGAAGATGCTGCATATGAGAAGTATCAAGAAGCAT GTAACTCCTTGCGGGAAGACTACAAGTTTCTACATACGTTTGATAGCGAAGTTGCAAAATTCCTCAAGGCTTCCCCAGGACAAGTTGTCATGCTTCATCCTGAACGGTTTAGATCTAAATATGAGCCAGCATCTCATTCAATAACAGTTAAA GATTCCACACTTGCTTCAGAAGTGCAAGATTTCTTCAAGAAGCATGCACTGCCTTTGGTTGGACATAGAAAACAAAGCAATGATGCAAAGAGATACACCAAACGACCTCTTGTGGTTGTATATTATGGAGTAGACTTCAGTTTTGATTACAGAGTTG CGACACAGTTTTGGAGAAGCAAAGTGCTTGAAGTAGCGAAGGACTTCCCCGAGTACACATTCGCCATTGCGGATGAGGAAGACTATGCTGATGAACTGAAGAGCCTTGGATTGAGTGATAGTGGTGAAGAGGTGAATGTTGGCATTCTTGGTGAGGGAGGAAAGAAATATGCCATGGAACCAGAAGAATTTGACACGGATGTGCTTCATAGCTTTGTTATGGCCTTTAAAAAAG GCAAGATGAAACCCATTGTGAAGTCTCAACCTATTCCCAAGAGCAACAAAGGACCAGTGACGGTTGTGGTGGGCAAAAATTTCGATGAGATTGTCATGGATGCCAAGAAAGACGTCCTAATTGAATTTTATGCTCCGTGGTGTGGCCACTGTAAAAAGATGGAGCCAGATTACATTGCTCTCGGAAAGAAATACAAGAATGAGAAGAATCTCGTCATCGCCAAAATGGATGCCACCGCTAATGATGTGCCCCATGAGAGTTATAAAGTAGAGGGTTTCCCTACAATCTACTTTGCTCCCAGCAACAGCAAGCAGAGCCCAGTCAAACTTGAAGGCGGTAAAAGGGACTTCGAGGAACTGAGCAAGTTTGTGGAAAAGCACGCCACAAAATTATCACAGAAAAAAGATGAGCTCTAA
- the cul1b gene encoding cullin-1b, whose protein sequence is MSSNRSQNTHGLKQIGLDQIWDDLREGIQQVYTRQSMAKARYMELYTHVYNYCTSVHQSNQARVAGIPPSKPSKKTPTPGGAQFVGLELYKRLKEFLRNYLTNLLKDGEDLMDESVLKFYTQQWEDYRFSSKVLNGICAYLNRHWVRRECDEGRKGIYEIYSLALVTWRECLFRPLNKQVTNAVLKLIEKERNGETINTRLISGVVQSYVELGLNEDDTFVKGPTLSVYKEYFETQFLADTERFYTRESTEFLQQNPVTEYMKKAEARLLEEQRRVQVYLHESTQDELARKCEQVLIEKHLEIFHTEFQNLLDADKNEDLGRMYNLVSRITDGLGELKKLLESHIHNQGLAAIEKCGDSALNDPKMYVQTILNVHKKYNALVMSAFNNDAGFVAALDKACGRFINNNAVTKMAQSSSKSPELLARYCDSLLKKSSKNPEEAELEDTLNQVMVVFKYIEDKDVFQKFYAKMLAKRLVHQNSASDDAEASMISKLKQACGFEYTSKLQRMFQDIGVSKDLNEQFKKHLSNSEPLDLDFSIQVLSSGSWPFQQSCTFALPSELERSYQRFTAFYGSRHSGRKLTWLYHLSKGELVTNCFKNRYTLQASTFQMAILLLFNTENIYNVQQLVDSTQIKIDILVQVLQILLKSKLLVLEDENANIDEMDFKPDTLIKLFLGYKNKKLRVNINVPMKTEQKQEQETTHKNIEEDRKLLIQAAIVRIMKMRKVLKHQQLLAEVLNQLSSRFKPRVPVIKKCIDILIEKEYLERVDGEKDTYSYLA, encoded by the exons ATGTCATCCAACAGGAGCCAGAACACCCATGGGCTCAAACAGATTGGGCTGGACCAGATCTGGGATGACCTGAGAGAAGGAATACAGCAGGTCTATACACGCCAGAGCATGGCCAAGGCACGCTACATGGAACTCTACAC ACATGTGTATAACTACTGTACCAGCGTGCACCAGTCTAACCAGGCCAGGGTTGCTGGCATCCCTCCTTCAAAACCCTCCAAGAAAACCCCGACACCCGGAGGGGCTCAGTTTGTTGGACTAGAACTCTACAAAAGACTGAAAGAATTTCTGAGGAACTACCTAACAAATCTTCTCAAG GATGGAGAGGACCTGATGGATGAGAGCGTGCTGAAGTTCTACACACAGCAGTGGGAGGACTACCGCTTCTCCAGTAAAGTGTTAAACGGGATCTGCGCTTACCTCAACAGACACTGGGTGCGCCGAGAGTGCGACGAGGGACGCAAAGGAATTTATGAAATCTACTCG CTTGCTTTGGTCACTTGGAGAGAGTGTTTATTTAGACCACTAAACAAGCAG GTGACAAACGCTGTGTTAAAACTCATTGAGAAGGAGAGAAACGGGGAGACTATTAACACCAGACTCATCAGTGGAGTGGTGCAGTCCTACG TGGAGTTGGGTTTAAATGAGGACGACACGTTTGTGAAAGGCCCGACATTATCAGTGTACAAGGAGTACTTTGAGACACAGTTTTTAGCCGACACGGAGCGCTTTTATACAAGAGAAAGCACAGAGTTCCTCCAGCAAAACCCTGTTACTGAATACATGAAAAAG gcaGAGGCACGGTTACTCGAGGAACAGCGGCGGGTGCAGGTTTATCTCCATGAGAGCACACAAGACGAGCTGGCTCGCAAGTGTGAGCAGGTCCTCATTGAGAAACACCTGGAGATCTTCCACACAGAGTTCCAGAATCTGCTGGATGCTGATAAAAATGAAG ATCTTGGCCGGATGTACAACCTTGTTTCCCGGATCACAGACGGATTGGGAGAGCTGAAGAAACTGTTGGAGTCACACATTCATAATCAAGGACTGGCTGCTATTGAGAAATGTGGAGATTCAGCACTCAAT GATCCTAAAATGTACGTGCAAACAAtcttgaatgtgcacaagaaaTACAACGCTCTCGTCATGTCGGCGTTCAATAACGACGCTGGGTTCGTGGCGGCGCTTGATAAG GCCTGTGGAAGATTCATTAACAATAATGCTGTAACAAAGATGGCCCAGTCCTCCAGCAAATCCCCTGAGCTTCTGGCCAGATACTGTGACTCTTTATTGAAGAAGAG TTCGAAGAATCCGGAGGAGGCTGAGCTGGAAGATACTCTCAACCAAGTG ATGGTGGTTTTCAAGTATATCGAGGACAAAGACGTGTTTCAGAAGTTCTATGCCAAGATGCTGGCTAAAAGACTGGTGCACCAGAACAGTGCCAGCGATGATGCTGAGGCCAGCATGATCTCCAAACTGAAG CAAGCCTGTGGATTTGAGTATACCTCCAAACTCCAGCGCATGTTCCAGGATATTGGCGTCAGCAAAGACTTGAACGAGCAATTCAAAAAGCACCTTTCCAATTCTGAGCCGTTAGACC TGGATTTCAGCATCCAGGTTCTGAGTTCTGGCTCATGGCCGTTCCAGCAGTCCTGCACGTTTGCTTTACCATCGGAG TTGGAACGGAGTTACCAAAGATTTACAGCGTTCTATGGGAGCAGACACAGTGGACGCAAGTTGACGTGGCTTTACCACCTCTCCAAAGGAGAGCTGGTTACCAACTGCTTCAAGAACAGATACACCCTTCAG GCTTCCACCTTCCAGATGGCCATTCTGCTCCTGTTCAACACAGAAAACATCTACAACGTCCAGCAACTTGTTGACAGCACACAGATTAAAATA GATATTTTGGTTCAGGTTTTGCAAATCCTGCTGAAGTCAAAGTTGTTG GTCTTGGAGGATGAAAATGCAAACATAGATGAAATGGATTTCAAGCCTGATACGTTAATCAAACTTTTCTTGGGCTATAAGAA taaGAAGTTGCGGGTCAATATCAATGTGCCAATGAAGACGGAgcaaaaacaagaacaagagACGACACATAAGAATATTGAGGAAGACCGGAAGCTCCTCATACAG GCGGCTATAGTGAGAATCATGAAGATGAGGAAAGTGTTGAAGCACCAGCAGCTTTTGGCAGAAGTGCTGAACCAGCTTTCCTCAAGGTTCAAACCACGGGTCCCTGTCATCAAG AAATGCATTGACATTTTGATAGAGAAGGAATATCTGGAACGTGTTGATGGAGAAAAGGACACCTACAGCTACCTGGCTTAA
- the ezh2 gene encoding histone-lysine N-methyltransferase EZH2 — protein MGLTGRKSEKGPICWRRRVKSEYMRLRQLKRFRRADEVKSMFSSNRQKILDRTDILNQEWKLRRIQPVHIMTPVSSLRGTRECTVDSGFSEFSRQVIPLKTLNAVASVPVMYSWSPLQQNFMVEDETVLHNIPYMGDEILDQDGTFIEELIKNYDGKVHGDRECGFINDEIFVELVNALNQYSDNDDDGEDDEEEEQHDCKLEKMDLCDGKDEPEDSHKDQLNSESHNNDGLKKFPSDKIFEVISSMFPDKGSPEELREKYKELTEQQLPGALPPECTPNIDGPNAKSVQREQSLHSFHTLFCRRCFKYDCFLHPFHATPNTYKRKNMEDLVDGKPCGVYCYMYIVQDVMVREYPPGVVAERAKTPTKRTVGRRRGRLPNSSSSSRPSTPTVNNETKDTDSDREGGADGNDCNDKDDDDKKDETTSSSEANSRCQTPVKLKLSSEPPENVDWSGAEASLFRVLIGTYYDNFCAIAKLIGTKTCRQVYEFGAKESSIIARAPAVDENTPQRKKKRKHRLWATHCRKIQLKKDGSSNHVYNYQPCDHPRQPCDSSCPCVTAQNFCEKFCQCSSECQNRFPGCRCKAQCNTKQCPCYLAVRECDPDLCLTCGAAEHWDSKNVSCKNCSIQRGAKKHLLLAPSDVAGWGIFIKEPVHKNEFISEYCGEIISQDEADRRGKVYDKYMCSFLFNLNNDFVVDATRKGNKIRFANHSVNPNCYAKVMMVNGDHRIGIFAKRAIQTGEELFFDYRYSQADALKYVGIERERELEMQMQ, from the exons ATGGGATTAACTGGGAGGAAATCGGAGAAGGGTCCGATTTGCTGGAGGAGACGAGTTAAATCGGAGTACATGCGACTGCGGCAGCTCAAGCGCTTCAGGAGGGCAGATGAGGTCAAG AGCATGTTCAGCTCCAACAGACAGAAGATCTTGGACCGTACAGACATATTGAATCAGGAATGGAAACTGAGACGGATACAGCCTGTTCATATTATGACACCCGTAAGCTCCTTACGAGGGACCAGAGAG tGCACTGTTGACAGTGGCTTTTCAGAGTTCTCCAGACAAGTCATTCCTCTCAAAACCCTGAACGCCGTGGCGTCCGTGCCGGTCATGTACTCGTGGTCACCACTCCAGCAGAATTTTATG GTTGAAGATGAGACTGTGTTGCACAACATCCCATACATGGGTGATGAAATCCTCGATCAAGACGGAACCTTCATTGAAGAGCTTATTAAAAATTATGATGGAAAAGTCCATGGAGATCGAG AGTGTGGCTTTATAAATGATGAGATCTTTGTGGAGCTGGTGAATGCGCTCAATCAGTACAgtgataatgatgatgatggtgaagATGACGAAGAGGAAGAACAACATGATTGCAAATTGGAAAAGATGGATCTTTGTGATGGAAAAGATGAGCCTGAAGATTCTCACAAGGACCAACTCAATTCTGAAA GTCACAACAATGACGGATTGAAAAAATTCCCCTCTGATAAAATCTTTGAAGTCATTTCTTCCATGTTTCCTGATAAAGGCTCACCTGAAGAACTAAGAGAAAA GTATAAAGAGCTCACTGAGCAGCAGCTCCCGGGTGCTCTTCCACCCGAGTGCACCCCCAACATAGACGGACCAAACGCAAAATCTGTACAGAGAGAGCAGAGTCTGCACTCCTTCCACACGCTCTTCTGCAGGCGTTGCTTTAAATACGACTGCTTCCTTCACC cTTTTCATGCAACTCCAAACACATACAAGCGCAAAAACATGGAAGATCTGGTGGACGGCAAACCATGTGGGGTGTACTGCTACATGTATATTGTGCAG GATGTTATGGTGAGGGAATATCCACCTGGTGTGGTGGCAGAGCGTGCAAAGACCCCTACTAAGCGCACAGTGGGCAGACGCAGAGGTAGACTCCcaaacagcagcagcagcagcagacCCAGCACACCAACGGTTAACAACGAAACTAAAGATACAGACAGCGATCGAGAGGGTGGGGCTGATGGCAATGACTGTAACGATAAAGATGACGATGACAAAAAAGATGAGACCACCAGCTCCTCAG aagcAAACTCTCGCTGTCAGACTCCAGTGAAGTTGAAGTTGAGCTCCGAGCCGCCAGAAAATGTGGATTGGAGCGGAGCAGAGGCTTCTCTTTTCAGAGTGCTGATCGGCACATACTATGACAACTTTTGTGCTATCGCAAAGCTCATCGGCACAAAGACCTGCAGACAG GTTTATGAATTCGGGGCTAAAGAATCCAGCATTATTGCCCGTGCACCTGCGGTGGATGAAAACACTCCTCAAAGgaagaaaaagaggaaacatAG GTTGTGGGCCACCCACTGTCGGAAGATTCAACTAAAAAAAG ATGGCTCCTCCAATCATGTGTACAACTATCAGCCATGTGACCACCCTCGCCAGCCATGTGACAGTTCTTGCCCCTGTGTCACTGCTCAGAACTTCTGTGAGAAATTTTGCCAGTGTAGCTCGGAAT GTCAGAACCGGTTTCCAGGTTGCCGCTGTAAAGCGCAGTGTAACACCAAGCAGTGCCCATGTTACCTTGCCGTACGGGAGTGTGACCCTGACCTGTGCCTCACCTGCGGGGCAGCCGAACACTGGGACAGTAAAAACGTCTCCTGCAAGAACTGCAGCATCCAGAGAGGAGCGAAGAAG CACTTGTTACTCGCTCCATCTGACGTGGCTGGTTGGGGCATCTTCATTAAAGAGCCTGTTCACAAGAATGAGTTCATCTCTGAGTACTGTGGGGAG ATCATCTCTCAGGACGAAGCAGACCGCAGAGGCAAGGTCTATGACAAATACATGTGCAGCTTCCTGTTCAATCTGAATAACG ACTTTGTCGTTGATGCAACTAGGAAAGGAAACAAGATCAGGTTTGCTAACCACTCTGTAAACCCCAACTGCTACGCAAAAG TCATGATGGTTAATGGGGATCACAGAATTGGCATATTTGCTAAGAGAGCCATACAGACTGGAGAGGAATTGTTCTTTGACTACAG ATACAGTCAAGCCGATGCTCTGAAATATGTGGGCATTGAACGTGAGCGTGAActggaaatgcaaatgcaatgA